TTCGGCCTGTTCATGGCCAATATCGGCATTCTCGGCTTCAATTGCCCGAACTGCCGCAAGAACCTGTTCTTCCGCGGACCGCTGATGCTGCCCTGGCCCAACAAGACCTGCAGCCGATGCGGAACCGACCTGACGAAAGTGCCTGCCAAGGCCCCTTAGTGAGCGCCCTCTTCCTCGCCATGCCCGAGGCCGAAAACCTTGTGCAGCACGAGGAAGATCACTGCGCCCAGCACCAGACCGAGAAGCGCCGAGGCCGCTGCATAGGTCACCCAGCCGAGAATGCCGCCGAGCGCGCCCGTGGTGCTCTCCACTGCGTGCTCCAGCCCATGGCTCGCATCGTAGAGCGTGTGGAAGCCCAGCTCGTGCGTGCCGTGCAGGATGATCCCGCCGCCGACCCACAGCATCGCGGCCGTGCCGACGACGGACAGAATGGTCAGGATGTGCGGCATGGCATTGAGCATCAGTTTGCCGACCTTCTTGGCGGTCTCGCCCGGCTTCTCCATCAGGTGCAGGCCGATATCGTCGAGCTTCACAATCAACGCGACCGCGCCATAGATGCCCACCGTCACCGCCAGCCCGACGAGCGCCAGCACTACCGCACGGGTGACGAAGGTCTCCGCCGCGACTTCGTTCAGCGCAATTGCCATGATCTCGGCGGACAGGATCAGGTCGGTACGGATCGCGCCCGACACGCGCTCCTTCTCGAACGCCGCCTTGTCCTCGATCGGCTCTTCGATCGTCTTGCCGTGCTTCGCCCCGCTCAGCTTCTCGACGATCTTCTCCGCGCCTTCGTAGGAGAGGTAACAGCCGCCCAGCATCAGTATGAAGACGATCGCCTGCGGCAGGAACTCACTGAGCAGCAAGGCGCCGGGTAGCAGGATCAGCAGCTTGTTTTTGATGCTGCCCTTCGCAATCTTGGCGATGATCGGCAGTTCGCGCGCCGGGCTGAATCCGGTGACGTAGCTGGGCGTGACCGCCGCATCGTCGATCACCACGCCGGCGGTCTTCGATCCCGCACGGCCGGCAGCTGCCGCCACATCGTCGACCGAGGCCGCCGCTGCGCGCGCGATGATCGATACGTCGTCCAACAAAGCGGCGAGGCCACCGGGCATTGCAATTCCTTTTCACATTCTGCCTATGCCACGCCAACGCGGCAGAAGCGTCTTTGGCACCGCAAGAGCGCCAAGCGAAGCCTTGCATTATCCCTCAATCCCGCTATGTGCCCCGCTTCCCTGCTGTCGGCGACGGCTGGCAGTGGGGAAACCAAGAAAGCCGGAGGGGCCCCGCGATCCGCGCGGATCAGCCAGCGATCGGCAGCAACGTGAAAGGACAAGGGATGGCTCTTTACGAGCACATTTTCCTTGCGCGCCAGGATTTGAGCCAGTCGCAGGTCGACGCTCTGGCAGCGCAAGCCACCGAAATCATCGAGTCGAATGAAGGCAAGGTCACCAAGACGGAGACCTGGGGCCTCAAGAACCTCGCCTACAAGATCGACCGCAACCGCAAGGCGCACTTCGTGCTGCTGAACGTGGAAGGCCCCGGCAGCATGGTTGCCGAGCTGGAGCGCCAGACCC
The sequence above is a segment of the Alteriqipengyuania lutimaris genome. Coding sequences within it:
- the rpsF gene encoding 30S ribosomal protein S6, with product MALYEHIFLARQDLSQSQVDALAAQATEIIESNEGKVTKTETWGLKNLAYKIDRNRKAHFVLLNVEGPGSMVAELERQTRINEDVIRYMTIRVDEHEEGPSAMMRKNERDSKKRRERSDRGDD
- a CDS encoding DUF808 domain-containing protein — encoded protein: MPGGLAALLDDVSIIARAAAASVDDVAAAAGRAGSKTAGVVIDDAAVTPSYVTGFSPARELPIIAKIAKGSIKNKLLILLPGALLLSEFLPQAIVFILMLGGCYLSYEGAEKIVEKLSGAKHGKTIEEPIEDKAAFEKERVSGAIRTDLILSAEIMAIALNEVAAETFVTRAVVLALVGLAVTVGIYGAVALIVKLDDIGLHLMEKPGETAKKVGKLMLNAMPHILTILSVVGTAAMLWVGGGIILHGTHELGFHTLYDASHGLEHAVESTTGALGGILGWVTYAAASALLGLVLGAVIFLVLHKVFGLGHGEEEGAH